Proteins found in one Brevibacillus brevis genomic segment:
- a CDS encoding VWA domain-containing protein: MKKWASFIVFLTLVMTGCTDSDPGQKDTAATQQTANLQEQTKTPDQTTSDTSTQTQAREPLPPVKRELTAFELALANQVVGTYAGENYDEEKVKKELDKLPATLTSEQYLEELLKLLGEDYRPFVLTFANFDSSVDVHLQRPTEEITLPDTQKTHFALLIDASGSMKGKVGKKTKMEAAREAIDQFASVLPKNATISLRVYGHKGSGSEQDKALSCASTETFYSETGYQKESFQQALGKVQPAGWTPIAKALQAVQEDIPPGTNETFVYVVSDGIETCGGNPVEAAKALNQSSIKTVVNIIGFDVDNEGQRMLKQVADAGAGTYITVQDEEALKKHLRGEYDKLKQAWYAWKENAKEDALSQKEAKKKLAEDTKEKVKALVEEEKQRLLDAREYLKKRFNGKGGIMDTDSAIIDRKQEIWRYAVDTGNGLWRDSVDKGNQEWREVIEEGQQGVQDANDKKP, from the coding sequence TTGAAGAAATGGGCATCGTTTATTGTGTTTCTTACGCTAGTGATGACGGGCTGTACAGACTCTGATCCTGGGCAAAAAGACACTGCTGCGACACAACAAACCGCGAACTTGCAGGAGCAGACCAAAACGCCTGATCAGACAACTTCAGATACATCCACACAAACGCAGGCCAGAGAGCCACTGCCGCCTGTCAAGCGCGAGTTGACGGCATTTGAGCTCGCATTGGCAAACCAGGTGGTTGGAACCTATGCTGGCGAGAATTACGATGAAGAGAAGGTCAAAAAAGAATTGGATAAGCTCCCAGCTACACTCACATCGGAGCAATATCTCGAGGAGCTGCTGAAATTACTCGGAGAGGATTATCGCCCGTTCGTTCTCACGTTTGCCAATTTTGATTCCAGCGTAGACGTTCACTTGCAGCGGCCGACAGAGGAGATTACCTTGCCGGATACGCAAAAAACGCATTTTGCCTTGTTGATTGATGCGAGTGGCAGCATGAAAGGAAAAGTCGGCAAAAAAACGAAGATGGAGGCAGCCCGAGAGGCGATTGACCAATTCGCGTCTGTCCTTCCGAAAAACGCGACGATTTCTTTACGGGTATATGGTCATAAAGGAAGCGGCAGTGAGCAAGACAAAGCATTATCATGCGCCAGCACAGAGACATTTTATTCGGAGACAGGCTATCAGAAGGAATCGTTTCAACAAGCATTGGGCAAAGTACAACCAGCAGGCTGGACACCAATTGCAAAAGCGCTGCAAGCCGTGCAAGAAGATATTCCACCGGGGACAAACGAAACATTCGTGTACGTGGTGAGCGACGGGATCGAAACGTGCGGAGGAAATCCCGTAGAAGCAGCCAAAGCACTGAATCAGTCGAGCATAAAGACCGTGGTGAACATTATCGGTTTTGACGTTGATAACGAAGGGCAGCGTATGCTCAAGCAAGTGGCGGATGCGGGAGCGGGGACATACATAACCGTGCAGGATGAAGAAGCTTTGAAAAAGCACCTTCGGGGCGAATACGACAAGCTCAAGCAGGCTTGGTATGCGTGGAAGGAAAATGCAAAAGAAGACGCACTCAGTCAAAAAGAAGCGAAGAAAAAACTCGCGGAAGATACCAAGGAAAAAGTAAAAGCGTTGGTGGAGGAAGAAAAACAAAGATTGCTGGACGCCAGGGAATATTTGAAAAAGAGATTTAACGGAAAAGGCGGAATTATGGATACGGATAGCGCCATTATCGACCGGAAGCAGGAAATATGGCGATACGCTGTGGATACAGGAAATGGGTTATGGAGAGATTCTGTTGACAAGGGCAATCAGGAGTGGCGTGAAGTCATTGAGGAAGGACAACAAGGGGTTCAGGACGCAAACGATAAAAAACCTTGA
- a CDS encoding DUF1802 family protein — MQSIAQPLSPLSLKEWAVAVKALGEGEQIITIRKGGLYEETREFRLENNQFYLYPTYEHQKRDMVKVDYQHLLDATLEGWTMDKKTVMIEYFAEVTNDVELMDEAKLRALSPFHIWTDNFADVRLHWKKKQPLHILFVRMYRLEQPVEIPIDAAYQGCKSWHDLLVDIPRAAFTPVLSDEEFEAKKAAIMTILQN; from the coding sequence ATGCAGTCGATCGCACAGCCGCTATCCCCCCTTAGCTTGAAGGAATGGGCAGTCGCCGTCAAAGCACTTGGAGAAGGTGAGCAGATCATCACGATCCGCAAGGGTGGGTTATACGAAGAAACACGAGAATTCCGCTTGGAAAACAATCAATTTTATTTGTATCCGACCTATGAGCACCAGAAGCGCGACATGGTAAAGGTGGACTACCAACACCTGTTAGACGCCACCCTCGAAGGCTGGACAATGGACAAGAAGACGGTGATGATCGAATATTTTGCCGAAGTAACCAACGATGTTGAGCTGATGGACGAAGCCAAGCTACGCGCGTTATCACCTTTCCACATCTGGACGGATAATTTCGCAGATGTGCGCCTGCATTGGAAGAAAAAACAGCCGCTGCACATTTTGTTCGTGCGGATGTATCGATTAGAGCAACCGGTGGAAATTCCGATTGACGCTGCTTATCAAGGCTGCAAATCTTGGCATGACCTATTGGTGGACATTCCGCGAGCTGCTTTTACCCCTGTGCTTTCCGACGAGGAGTTTGAAGCGAAAAAAGCTGCGATCATGACCATTCTGCAAAACTGA
- a CDS encoding NUDIX hydrolase, with product MKGKPYVNKQGQTEQEYLEAYDVSQFERPSVTVDMLVFTVMDELEENYRKLSPKSLKILLVKRGEHPYIGQWALPGGFVTPGESLEEAARRELRTETNVDDIYLEQLYTWGDAGRDPRTWVISTSYMALVDSSSLQLQAGDDAEEAEWYRIEDRWLKETKTATIDGSITEKWLELRLVHEKEELSATIKITKTVMGRTVHETREIVESNNIAFDHAKIIQYALERLRNKIEYTDIAFALMPELFTLSDLQQVYEVILGRELLAAAFRRKVADKVLETNQYRKHAGHRPSKYFRFNPEWMDQT from the coding sequence ATGAAGGGTAAACCTTATGTCAATAAACAAGGTCAAACCGAACAGGAGTACTTGGAAGCTTATGATGTCAGCCAATTCGAGCGGCCGTCTGTGACAGTCGATATGCTGGTATTCACCGTGATGGATGAGCTGGAGGAGAATTACCGCAAGCTTTCGCCCAAGTCGTTGAAAATTTTGCTCGTGAAGCGTGGTGAACATCCGTATATCGGCCAATGGGCGTTGCCAGGTGGGTTTGTTACACCTGGGGAGAGTCTGGAGGAGGCAGCCAGACGCGAATTGCGTACGGAAACAAACGTAGACGACATTTACTTGGAGCAGCTCTACACCTGGGGAGATGCGGGCAGAGATCCACGGACATGGGTTATCAGCACGTCGTACATGGCCTTGGTAGACAGTTCGTCTTTACAGCTGCAGGCAGGGGATGATGCAGAGGAAGCGGAGTGGTACCGCATCGAGGACAGGTGGCTGAAAGAAACAAAGACGGCGACGATTGACGGCTCCATTACTGAAAAATGGCTGGAACTGCGACTGGTGCACGAGAAAGAGGAACTGTCTGCCACGATTAAAATTACCAAAACAGTAATGGGCCGCACCGTACATGAGACCCGCGAAATTGTAGAGTCGAACAACATTGCATTTGATCACGCCAAAATCATTCAATACGCACTGGAGCGATTGCGCAACAAGATTGAATACACCGATATCGCCTTTGCCTTAATGCCAGAGCTGTTCACATTAAGCGATCTGCAACAGGTGTACGAAGTGATTTTGGGACGTGAGCTGCTGGCTGCGGCGTTTCGCAGGAAGGTAGCCGACAAAGTGCTGGAAACGAATCAATATCGAAAACATGCCGGGCACCGACCATCCAAGTATTTCCGCTTTAACCCGGAATGGATGGATCAGACGTAG
- a CDS encoding IDEAL domain-containing protein: protein MNRDELLEVGDWVLGKTKFGELVQGFVETDDSLRGTAKVYVVQCDNEETIGKQVVIPRQWMERIPVGSFDDEEHMHDLIDLALATKDREWFMDLTAKASTMKQASGKETRKTRSSSIRNRLGTSAIWEQ from the coding sequence ATGAATCGAGATGAGTTATTGGAAGTCGGAGATTGGGTATTGGGCAAAACCAAATTCGGAGAGTTAGTTCAAGGCTTCGTCGAAACAGATGATTCATTGCGAGGTACCGCAAAAGTATATGTGGTTCAATGCGACAACGAAGAGACGATCGGCAAACAGGTGGTGATTCCGAGACAGTGGATGGAACGCATTCCGGTAGGCTCTTTTGATGATGAGGAGCATATGCATGATTTGATCGACCTCGCCCTCGCAACCAAAGATAGAGAGTGGTTTATGGATCTGACTGCCAAGGCAAGCACCATGAAACAGGCGTCAGGGAAAGAAACCCGCAAAACAAGAAGCTCTTCCATTCGCAATCGCTTGGGAACTTCCGCTATTTGGGAGCAATAA
- a CDS encoding TIGR02452 family protein, which translates to MNQGHNRSVRVRIAQETLQIIEQGYYVNKAGEKKSITEDLAAAISQSVLYRPNDLAADTVQLPTHQTTAAQLRAKVEITSESSLDAAKRLVVSEKRADVICLNFASAKNPGGGFLGGSQAQEESLARSSGLYPCIVQMQEMYTYHRQLKTCFYSDYMIYSPRVPVLRDQSDQLLHDPYLLSFITAPAVNAGVVREREPENIAKIGPVMKERIRKILRAAALHNHRTIILGAYGCGVFRNKAEDVANYFATVLIEEQYAQLFDHIVFAVYDNSARQENLRAFKERFA; encoded by the coding sequence ATGAATCAGGGACATAATCGAAGCGTGCGCGTACGAATCGCGCAAGAGACGCTGCAAATCATAGAGCAGGGCTACTACGTGAACAAAGCGGGAGAAAAGAAGAGCATTACGGAGGATCTCGCTGCTGCAATCAGCCAGTCGGTCTTGTATCGTCCAAATGATTTGGCTGCAGACACAGTACAACTGCCAACGCATCAAACAACGGCTGCACAACTGCGTGCCAAGGTCGAGATTACCTCGGAATCCAGCCTGGATGCAGCCAAGCGCCTCGTCGTTTCTGAGAAACGAGCAGATGTCATATGCTTGAATTTTGCTTCCGCCAAAAATCCGGGCGGAGGATTCCTCGGGGGAAGCCAGGCGCAGGAAGAGAGCTTGGCGCGTTCCTCCGGGCTGTATCCTTGCATCGTGCAAATGCAGGAAATGTACACCTATCATCGCCAGTTGAAAACCTGCTTTTATTCCGACTACATGATTTATTCACCGCGGGTCCCCGTGCTCCGCGACCAAAGCGATCAGCTTTTGCATGACCCATATCTCTTGTCTTTTATTACGGCGCCTGCTGTGAATGCTGGGGTTGTTCGTGAACGAGAGCCTGAAAATATAGCAAAGATTGGTCCTGTCATGAAGGAGCGCATCCGGAAAATTTTGCGGGCAGCAGCCCTTCACAATCACAGGACGATCATTTTGGGAGCGTACGGCTGCGGAGTATTCCGCAACAAAGCTGAGGACGTAGCAAATTACTTTGCGACTGTTTTGATCGAGGAACAGTATGCACAGCTTTTTGACCACATTGTTTTTGCCGTCTACGACAATTCTGCGCGCCAGGAAAACCTGCGAGCGTTCAAGGAGAGATTCGCATGA
- a CDS encoding MFS transporter, translating into MNMSKQENSQRPILFLMINMFIAMLGIGLIIPILPEFLKEFGAGGETAGYLVAAFGVTQFLFSPIAGEWSDKYGRKIMIVSGLVLFTISNLVFALAEQTWVLYLSRLIGGIGAAAMIPSMLAYVADITTEDKRGKGLGMLGAAMSLGFVIGPGIGGFLAELGLRMPFYISAAVGAVATLGSIFFLSESLPKEKQLAARNAKDKQENIFVQLGKSFQSSYFIMLVLVFTMTFGLANFEVIFPLFVDAKFAYTPRDISIIITVGALAGTIVQAALIGKLITRFGEKKLINVTFFLSAVSMVMMLLSGNFWYMLIMTVIFFTLTSIMRPAINTLISKRAGDEQGFVAGMNNAYMSLGNIFGPAVAGTLYGVHLNAPYLFGAIILVLSLFLSQVESRRSVKRAVA; encoded by the coding sequence ATGAATATGAGTAAACAAGAGAATAGTCAGCGACCGATTCTCTTCCTGATGATCAACATGTTTATCGCCATGCTGGGAATTGGCTTGATTATTCCGATTTTGCCCGAATTTCTCAAAGAGTTCGGCGCGGGTGGGGAGACGGCTGGATACTTGGTGGCGGCTTTTGGTGTAACTCAATTTCTTTTTTCTCCGATTGCCGGGGAATGGTCAGATAAGTACGGTAGAAAAATCATGATTGTATCGGGACTCGTCCTGTTTACGATCTCCAATCTGGTTTTTGCCTTGGCTGAACAGACATGGGTGCTCTACCTTTCTCGTCTGATCGGCGGGATCGGGGCAGCAGCGATGATTCCGTCCATGCTGGCGTATGTAGCAGACATTACGACAGAGGATAAACGTGGAAAAGGACTGGGGATGCTCGGGGCCGCCATGTCGCTCGGATTTGTTATCGGACCTGGTATTGGTGGATTTTTGGCGGAGCTTGGTCTGCGTATGCCGTTCTACATTTCCGCGGCAGTTGGTGCGGTAGCCACACTCGGTTCCATCTTTTTCTTGTCAGAATCACTTCCGAAAGAAAAGCAGCTCGCGGCGCGAAACGCCAAAGACAAACAGGAAAACATCTTCGTACAACTCGGCAAGTCGTTTCAATCGTCGTACTTCATTATGCTGGTGTTGGTCTTTACGATGACGTTTGGCTTGGCGAACTTCGAAGTCATCTTCCCGCTGTTCGTCGATGCAAAGTTCGCTTATACTCCGCGTGATATTTCCATCATTATCACAGTGGGTGCTCTTGCCGGTACGATTGTGCAGGCAGCGCTGATCGGCAAGCTCATTACTCGTTTTGGCGAGAAAAAACTCATTAACGTGACGTTCTTCTTGTCTGCTGTATCGATGGTGATGATGCTATTGTCCGGTAACTTCTGGTATATGCTGATTATGACGGTTATCTTCTTTACCCTGACGTCGATTATGCGTCCTGCAATCAACACGCTGATCTCCAAGCGAGCGGGGGATGAACAGGGCTTCGTTGCAGGGATGAACAATGCCTACATGAGTCTGGGGAATATTTTTGGCCCAGCAGTGGCGGGTACGTTGTACGGGGTTCATTTGAACGCACCGTATTTGTTCGGCGCGATTATCCTGGTTCTCAGCTTGTTCTTGTCGCAGGTGGAAAGCCGTCGCAGTGTGAAAAGGGCAGTGGCCTAA
- a CDS encoding GNAT family N-acetyltransferase has protein sequence MQMISTSELDKNVITEFFIKHWGSPQMVIFSGVFQCDVLDGYAVKGEDGAIEGFISYVLEDQECEIISLDSVIENKGIGTALLNQVEQTAKEKGCHRMKLVTTNDNLHAMGFYQKRGYQLHELYINAVDKARQIKPEIPLIADNGIPIRDEILFIKKLI, from the coding sequence ATGCAGATGATTTCAACAAGTGAACTGGACAAAAACGTCATCACTGAATTTTTCATCAAACACTGGGGAAGTCCGCAAATGGTCATCTTCAGTGGTGTCTTCCAATGCGATGTGCTGGATGGCTACGCAGTGAAGGGAGAAGATGGAGCAATCGAGGGGTTTATTTCCTATGTTCTCGAAGATCAGGAATGCGAAATCATTTCCTTGGACAGTGTGATCGAAAACAAAGGAATCGGTACCGCACTTCTCAATCAAGTAGAGCAGACCGCCAAAGAAAAAGGCTGCCACCGCATGAAGCTCGTCACCACCAACGATAACCTGCACGCCATGGGGTTTTACCAAAAGAGAGGCTATCAGCTTCACGAGCTGTACATCAATGCCGTGGACAAGGCCCGCCAAATCAAACCAGAAATCCCCCTGATCGCAGACAATGGCATCCCAATCCGCGATGAAATCCTTTTTATAAAAAAACTTATTTAA
- the nadR gene encoding multifunctional transcriptional regulator/nicotinamide-nucleotide adenylyltransferase/ribosylnicotinamide kinase NadR, whose translation MGGVGFIGGKFLPLHQGHVYAITQAACRCDELYVVLSHSPTRDQKLCEEAGIKPIPYEVRLRWLSTLVKDMENVRVLAVEDHADSDESYDWEAGAGDIKRNIGKKIDLVFSSESAYDPIFRRLYPEAAHIILDEPRSQVPISATQIRNEGVFAHWQHIPTVVQPYFVKKVVVVGTESCGKSTLTRYLAKIYNTVFVEEYGRTICEEVGGCDTILTPEYFPHIAYGHKMKEYEALQKANKLLFIDTEAIVTQFYSELYTGQTFPVLDQIAKEQTYDLWLFMEPDVAWVDDGLRVHGEDQVRLHNHEKLRQMLDKRGITYVTLRGNYAERLQGAMQHVDQLLKTTSQRARIGLD comes from the coding sequence ATGGGGGGCGTAGGCTTCATTGGTGGCAAATTTTTGCCACTGCATCAGGGTCATGTATACGCGATTACACAGGCGGCCTGCCGCTGCGACGAACTGTACGTCGTTCTTTCGCACAGCCCGACTCGGGACCAAAAGCTGTGCGAGGAGGCAGGAATCAAGCCAATTCCCTATGAAGTGCGCTTGAGATGGCTGTCCACGCTGGTTAAAGACATGGAAAATGTTCGTGTGCTTGCAGTTGAGGATCATGCGGATAGTGACGAGAGCTACGATTGGGAGGCGGGAGCAGGGGACATCAAGCGCAACATCGGGAAAAAAATCGATCTGGTTTTTAGCTCCGAGTCCGCCTATGATCCAATATTTCGCCGTTTATATCCGGAGGCAGCGCACATCATTCTCGATGAACCGCGCAGCCAAGTACCGATCTCCGCTACCCAGATTCGCAACGAAGGGGTATTCGCTCATTGGCAGCACATCCCGACTGTTGTTCAACCCTATTTCGTCAAAAAGGTAGTGGTCGTAGGAACAGAGAGTTGTGGGAAATCGACCTTGACCCGTTATCTTGCAAAAATCTACAACACCGTGTTTGTCGAGGAGTATGGACGCACAATCTGCGAAGAGGTCGGGGGCTGCGATACGATTTTGACACCGGAGTATTTCCCACATATCGCGTATGGTCACAAAATGAAAGAGTACGAAGCGCTCCAGAAAGCTAACAAGCTCTTGTTCATCGATACCGAAGCGATTGTCACCCAGTTTTACTCTGAACTGTATACCGGGCAAACCTTCCCGGTTCTTGACCAGATTGCCAAAGAGCAAACGTATGATTTGTGGCTGTTCATGGAGCCAGATGTCGCATGGGTAGATGATGGGCTGCGTGTGCATGGAGAAGACCAAGTGCGCCTGCACAATCATGAAAAGCTGCGCCAGATGCTGGATAAGCGGGGAATTACGTACGTGACATTGCGAGGAAATTATGCCGAGAGACTACAAGGAGCTATGCAGCATGTCGATCAACTGTTGAAGACGACTTCTCAACGAGCCAGAATTGGGCTAGACTAA
- a CDS encoding quinone oxidoreductase family protein — protein sequence MKAILVTELGGPETMKYAEVEMPIMSPTQVLIRVEMTSVNFADIKSRYGKKGAAKLPFIPGLDATGVIEQVGAEVQRLKVGQRVIAFPANGSYAEYIVADESLTFALPDQISTETAAACPVVSFTSYQLLAKVARIAEGETILIHAAAGGIGTTAIQLAKLLGAGRVIGTVGNEAKAEIALSAGADHVICNDREDFVEKVHTLTDGAGADVILDSISGTVSERSLECLAWYGRLVHFGNASGEIGQIKTIDLHASCRSVLGFSFGTTRKLRPHLLQDTAKQVLDYLANGQLNIKIGKHFALEEAASAHAWVESRASTGKVLLDVRS from the coding sequence ATGAAAGCGATCTTGGTAACGGAATTAGGCGGGCCTGAGACGATGAAATATGCGGAAGTCGAGATGCCGATCATGTCACCTACACAGGTGCTGATCCGCGTGGAGATGACCAGTGTCAATTTTGCCGATATCAAATCCAGGTATGGAAAAAAGGGAGCAGCCAAGCTACCATTTATCCCGGGGCTCGATGCGACTGGCGTGATCGAACAAGTCGGGGCAGAGGTGCAAAGACTGAAGGTGGGACAACGAGTCATTGCGTTTCCGGCAAACGGTTCATACGCCGAGTATATCGTGGCGGATGAGAGCTTGACCTTTGCGCTACCGGATCAAATCAGCACGGAAACAGCAGCCGCTTGCCCGGTCGTGTCATTTACTTCGTACCAGCTATTGGCGAAGGTAGCCCGTATTGCCGAAGGGGAAACCATACTGATTCACGCTGCGGCAGGCGGAATCGGGACGACGGCGATTCAATTAGCCAAGCTGCTCGGAGCAGGTCGTGTCATCGGCACAGTCGGTAATGAAGCAAAAGCGGAAATTGCCCTGTCAGCCGGTGCCGACCATGTGATTTGCAATGATCGCGAAGATTTTGTGGAAAAGGTACACACGCTGACGGATGGTGCGGGAGCCGATGTCATTTTGGACTCAATTTCCGGAACGGTGAGCGAGCGTAGTCTTGAGTGCCTCGCCTGGTACGGCCGACTTGTCCATTTTGGCAATGCCAGCGGCGAAATCGGTCAGATCAAGACAATCGATTTGCACGCAAGCTGCCGCTCTGTTTTAGGCTTCAGCTTTGGTACGACACGCAAGCTACGCCCACACTTGTTGCAGGATACAGCCAAGCAAGTTTTGGACTATTTGGCGAATGGACAGCTGAACATCAAGATCGGCAAGCATTTTGCATTGGAAGAAGCAGCGAGCGCTCATGCGTGGGTAGAGAGCAGGGCGAGTACGGGAAAAGTATTGCTGGATGTCCGCTCGTAA
- a CDS encoding RrF2 family transcriptional regulator produces MNSEFTIAVHSLALLAHIPEHMASSELIAKNVCTNPARIRKILSILRKNGFVKTKEGIGGGYILACDPNEVTLAEIYRSISNGTLKPHWCSGDPQEACQVSANMHGVMDQIFTEAEMYFTKYLEQITIQTVLDKVRHGCQENSQQ; encoded by the coding sequence GTGAATAGTGAATTTACCATAGCTGTTCACAGCTTGGCTTTGTTGGCTCATATCCCAGAGCATATGGCAAGCAGTGAGCTCATCGCAAAAAATGTATGTACAAATCCTGCCAGAATTCGCAAAATCTTGAGCATTCTGCGTAAGAACGGGTTTGTGAAGACGAAAGAGGGAATTGGCGGCGGTTATATCCTCGCATGCGATCCGAATGAGGTCACCTTGGCCGAGATATATCGTTCGATCTCGAATGGTACACTGAAGCCACACTGGTGTTCGGGAGATCCGCAGGAAGCGTGTCAGGTTTCTGCGAATATGCACGGGGTCATGGATCAGATTTTTACCGAAGCGGAGATGTACTTTACGAAGTATTTGGAACAAATAACGATCCAAACCGTATTAGATAAAGTCCGTCATGGCTGTCAGGAGAATTCGCAACAGTAA
- a CDS encoding thioredoxin family protein, whose translation MSNVNQNSWFEKGMSFAAYKESMNVNKEELSRVYDQLTFTDEDLAVWKDLSQRNWKGVVLTADWCGDASLCVPVIQRIAEESNIELRFLIRDENLELMDQYLTNGTARAIPIFIFLDQDGYEARVWGPRSPEVQEMITTARAGLPAADAPDFEEKQKELYRNFKQKISTDPAIWRTVIESVKAKLQG comes from the coding sequence ATGTCTAACGTGAATCAGAACAGTTGGTTTGAAAAAGGAATGAGCTTTGCAGCGTACAAAGAAAGCATGAACGTCAACAAAGAAGAGCTGTCCCGTGTGTATGATCAGCTCACATTTACGGATGAGGATCTGGCAGTCTGGAAGGATCTCTCCCAGCGCAATTGGAAAGGGGTCGTGCTGACCGCAGACTGGTGTGGGGATGCTTCCTTGTGCGTTCCTGTCATTCAGCGAATTGCCGAGGAAAGCAATATCGAATTGCGCTTTCTCATCCGCGACGAAAATTTGGAGTTGATGGACCAATACCTGACCAATGGCACAGCACGTGCGATTCCTATCTTTATTTTCCTCGACCAGGATGGATACGAGGCAAGAGTTTGGGGTCCGCGTTCGCCAGAGGTGCAGGAAATGATTACGACTGCCCGTGCAGGATTGCCGGCTGCAGACGCTCCAGATTTTGAGGAAAAGCAAAAGGAGTTGTACCGCAACTTCAAGCAAAAGATATCTACAGACCCTGCCATTTGGCGCACGGTGATTGAAAGCGTAAAAGCGAAGCTGCAAGGCTAA
- the pnuC gene encoding nicotinamide riboside transporter PnuC, whose translation MNAKSTGFLADWNWFEKIWLISFTLVTVYLYFALDDTFIGLIASLTGMLSVVLVAKGKTWSYYPGIINVVLYAFVAYGQKYYGEVMLNLLYFLPMQFIGLYLWRKNRVSEVKQNDVKIAVLSNQARIWWTILSIIATIAYGFVLKQMGGALPFVDSLTAVLSVIAMLFMVKRLVEQWVVWIVIDLFTIYMWLAAFLKDGSDISMLVMWSAYLVNAIYGLMNWVRQYRKQREEQTWGA comes from the coding sequence ATGAATGCGAAAAGCACCGGCTTTTTAGCAGACTGGAATTGGTTTGAAAAAATATGGCTCATCTCGTTTACACTCGTTACCGTCTATTTGTATTTCGCACTGGATGATACGTTCATCGGATTGATCGCGTCCTTAACAGGGATGTTGAGTGTTGTGCTGGTTGCTAAAGGAAAGACGTGGAGTTACTACCCGGGTATCATCAATGTGGTTTTGTACGCGTTCGTCGCCTATGGGCAAAAGTATTATGGGGAAGTCATGCTGAATCTTCTCTATTTTTTGCCGATGCAATTCATAGGACTCTACCTGTGGCGTAAAAATCGCGTGTCCGAAGTCAAACAAAATGACGTCAAGATTGCGGTTTTGTCCAACCAAGCACGTATTTGGTGGACCATCTTGAGCATCATTGCAACGATTGCCTATGGATTTGTATTGAAGCAGATGGGCGGGGCTTTGCCTTTTGTCGATTCCTTGACAGCTGTTCTCTCCGTCATCGCGATGCTTTTCATGGTGAAGCGCTTGGTCGAGCAGTGGGTGGTCTGGATCGTTATTGATTTGTTCACCATCTACATGTGGCTGGCAGCGTTTTTGAAGGACGGAAGCGACATCTCGATGCTGGTCATGTGGTCCGCTTATTTGGTGAATGCCATATACGGCTTGATGAACTGGGTAAGACAGTACCGCAAGCAAAGGGAGGAGCAGACATGGGGGGCGTAG